A stretch of DNA from Fervidobacterium thailandense:
GCGCCCTCTTCATTATCTCTTTGACTGCTTCAATGCCGTTGAGCTTTGGCATTTCAACGTCCATCGTTATTACATCGGGGCGATGTTTAAGCGCAAGTTCGACCGCTTCCATACCATCTTTTGCAACCGCAATGACCTTCATGTCCGGTTGCTGGTCTATGATGTCTTTGAGTATCATCCTCATAAACGGGGAATCATCGACCACCATTACCTTTATCTTTTCGTTTTCCAACTTCTCACCACCTTGAAACTGAGCAATGGGAATGCAGCTGTAGATATTATAGCAAAAACTTTTCCAACTTCCAAGCTCCAGTTGAACAAAAGACCTCCGAAGACGATTATCCCAACCGTCACAGCAAAGAGTGACGCCCACAGCACAACTCCGGCACTCACGTCTTTAATTATCTTTATAACCGGATGGAACTCCGAGCTGTAAAGGTTCATCAGGTGCTCGATGATGGTGTTAACAAGCTCGGACCAGATGACGAAAAATACGGCAAATACGACCCACAAAAGGTCCTCTCGTGGAATGGGAAGGAAAAAGGTGGTGGCCAAGATAATTAAACCTATCGCAAAGTGGATTCTCAGGTTTCGTTCCGAAAGGATCGATTCAACGATACCATCAATAGCGTGTGAAAAAGACTCCGCCAAATTCGGCGAACCAAGATTATTCAAACCCGATGGTTCTTTTCCTTTTCCTCTCAATTCTTGGTTTGTAGAGCTTGTCTGTGAGCGTCGCACCAAATTTTATCGCCTCCACGTTGAGATCATAATATTTTGGGCTCACTTCCTCACGTACCGCGTCGTAAAGGATTTCAAATGGAACGATTGCGGTAGACTTGACAAGAGCACCAAGAAGAATCATATTAGATACCATCACGTTGTTGAACTTTTCAATCGCAAGCCTACTTGCTGGTACATCTATTATTCTTTTTGTAATTCTCTTCACATCCTTTGGCAAGTCCGGAATGTAGGTATTGTCGTACACTATGATACCATTTGTTGCAACAAGTTTTCCATGGTTGACCATCGATGGATGCATGATTATGAGCGTATCGAAGAGCACAGCACGGGGATAGAGTATGGGCTCATCAGACACCAGGACATCGCAGTAACTCGGTCCACCACGCACTTGTTCACTGTAATTTTGAGTTTGTATCACGTACTTCTCGGCGAGTACGAATGCCTTTGAGAGAACATAACCAGCTAATAAGTTTCCCTGCCCTCCGATCCCAGCAATCCTCACGGAAAACGGCCTTTTCATTTCAATTCCCCCTTAGCGTAGGTCAGTCTATAACGCGTGTAGAAATCCTGCTTCGAATCGTCTTTTCTGAACACGCCGATAACTATCTTCCCTTTCAGCTCCTCAGGGGTCATCTTCTCGGCTTTTTCTTTCATCACAGCGTTTTCCTTGAAGTATTCGAGCATTTGCCATGGTTCACGGAGATTGTTGTACCTACCGTAGTACGTGTGGCAGTTACTCATAATTTCGACAACGGCTGTTCCTTTGTGTAGCAGTGCTTCTTTTATGAACCTAACACTCAGCTGGTAGTGGTACACCGTTGAGCGAGCCACGTACGTTGCCCCAGCTGCAAGCGCAAGGTTGACGACATCGAACTGGTCTTCCACGTTTCCATAAGGCATCGTTCCGGCTATCCTACCTTCGGGTGTCGTTGGCGAATGCTGACCACCGGTCATACCGTAAATCATGTTGTTGTATATGATGATAGTCATGTTAACGTTCCTTCTACACGCATGAATAAAGTGGTTTCCGCCGATAGCGGTTATGTCACCATCGCCCCCCATCACGATGACCTTAAAATCCGGTCTTGCCAATGCTACACCTGTTGCGAAAGCGATGGCACGGCCA
This window harbors:
- a CDS encoding 2-oxoacid:ferredoxin oxidoreductase subunit beta codes for the protein MKRDALIQYLRADRWPTVWCPGCGNGIVLKSFIEAFSQTGLKQEETAVVSGIGCSSRATGYIDFNTLHTLHGRAIAFATGVALARPDFKVIVMGGDGDITAIGGNHFIHACRRNVNMTIIIYNNMIYGMTGGQHSPTTPEGRIAGTMPYGNVEDQFDVVNLALAAGATYVARSTVYHYQLSVRFIKEALLHKGTAVVEIMSNCHTYYGRYNNLREPWQMLEYFKENAVMKEKAEKMTPEELKGKIVIGVFRKDDSKQDFYTRYRLTYAKGELK
- a CDS encoding diacylglycerol kinase family protein yields the protein MNNLGSPNLAESFSHAIDGIVESILSERNLRIHFAIGLIILATTFFLPIPREDLLWVVFAVFFVIWSELVNTIIEHLMNLYSSEFHPVIKIIKDVSAGVVLWASLFAVTVGIIVFGGLLFNWSLEVGKVFAIISTAAFPLLSFKVVRSWKTKR
- a CDS encoding 2-oxoacid:acceptor oxidoreductase family protein; this encodes MKRPFSVRIAGIGGQGNLLAGYVLSKAFVLAEKYVIQTQNYSEQVRGGPSYCDVLVSDEPILYPRAVLFDTLIIMHPSMVNHGKLVATNGIIVYDNTYIPDLPKDVKRITKRIIDVPASRLAIEKFNNVMVSNMILLGALVKSTAIVPFEILYDAVREEVSPKYYDLNVEAIKFGATLTDKLYKPRIERKRKRTIGFE